The following coding sequences are from one Achromobacter sp. B7 window:
- a CDS encoding PadR family transcriptional regulator, giving the protein MRHPDFQTPDNGGHHRRHHHHPKHHHHPHHHPSHHAASRGDWFSGPPDDGRGDADGFGGDGRGFTRGRRVSADDLQLMLLGLLEENPSHGYELIKAFGALSNGFYTPSPGMVYPALTYLEELGYATVEQDGAKKRYHLAEAGKAHLDANRERVALMFNRFKHIAKKMDWMRQAWSGEPRSVGPEGEDARTGWVPEFVEARHAMRRALMERTDASPAEQRRIAAILARATDEINGKPCA; this is encoded by the coding sequence ATGCGCCATCCCGACTTTCAGACACCCGACAACGGTGGCCATCACCGCCGCCATCATCACCATCCCAAGCACCACCACCATCCCCACCACCACCCCTCGCACCACGCCGCCTCGCGCGGCGATTGGTTTTCCGGCCCGCCAGATGACGGGCGGGGCGACGCCGATGGGTTCGGCGGCGATGGCCGTGGTTTCACACGCGGCCGCCGCGTGTCGGCCGACGATCTGCAACTGATGCTGCTGGGCCTGCTTGAAGAAAATCCCAGCCACGGCTACGAACTGATCAAGGCGTTCGGTGCGCTGAGCAATGGCTTCTACACGCCCAGCCCCGGCATGGTCTACCCGGCGCTGACCTACCTGGAAGAGCTGGGCTACGCCACCGTCGAGCAAGACGGGGCGAAGAAGCGCTACCACCTGGCGGAGGCCGGCAAGGCGCATCTGGATGCCAACCGTGAGCGCGTCGCGCTGATGTTCAACCGCTTCAAGCACATCGCCAAAAAAATGGATTGGATGCGCCAGGCCTGGAGCGGCGAGCCGCGCAGCGTGGGCCCGGAAGGCGAGGACGCGCGCACCGGCTGGGTGCCGGAATTTGTAGAGGCGCGCCACGCGATGCGCCGCGCGCTGATGGAGCGCACCGATGCCTCGCCTGCCGAACAACGCCGCATCGCCGCCATCCTGGCGCGCGCCACCGACGAGATCAACGGCAAGCCCTGTGCTTGA
- a CDS encoding LysR family transcriptional regulator, whose protein sequence is MELRHLRYFVVTAEAQHFTRAAEILGMAQPPLSQQIRQLEHEVGTPLFDRTGRGVVLNDAGRAFLTCAQDILRRTDAAVQTAQRAARGEVGELALGFTESASFNGVVTEVIRQYRQRYPDVDMTLSQGDSETLVAQLREGAIDAAFVRPPFALDGGLAFTQLTEEPLVVALPLGHALARRKRLAPKDLAQERFILYSRKSGYGLSADIMAACRQHGLNPLIGQRAPQLSSAVNLVAAGMGVAVVPASLRHLRPDGVVYRPFALDWPRAVLGLAVREDRPGGRVENLLRLAREA, encoded by the coding sequence ATGGAATTGCGTCATCTGCGGTATTTCGTGGTGACGGCCGAGGCGCAGCACTTCACCCGCGCCGCTGAAATACTGGGCATGGCGCAGCCGCCGTTAAGCCAGCAGATCCGCCAGCTGGAACACGAGGTCGGCACGCCGCTGTTTGACCGCACGGGGCGCGGCGTGGTGTTGAACGACGCGGGTCGCGCCTTTCTTACCTGCGCGCAAGACATTCTGCGGCGCACCGACGCGGCGGTGCAGACGGCCCAACGCGCCGCGCGGGGCGAGGTCGGGGAATTGGCCTTGGGGTTTACCGAGTCGGCGTCGTTCAACGGTGTGGTGACGGAAGTGATACGCCAGTATCGCCAGCGCTATCCCGACGTGGACATGACGCTGTCGCAAGGCGATAGCGAAACGCTGGTGGCGCAGCTGCGCGAAGGCGCGATCGATGCCGCGTTCGTGCGGCCGCCGTTTGCGCTTGATGGTGGGCTTGCGTTCACGCAGCTGACCGAAGAACCGCTGGTGGTGGCCTTGCCATTGGGGCATGCGCTGGCGCGCCGCAAGCGGCTGGCGCCGAAGGATCTGGCGCAGGAACGCTTCATCCTGTATTCGCGCAAATCGGGCTATGGGCTCAGCGCGGACATCATGGCGGCGTGCCGCCAGCATGGCTTGAATCCGTTGATTGGCCAACGCGCGCCCCAGTTGTCATCGGCGGTGAATTTGGTGGCGGCGGGCATGGGCGTGGCGGTGGTGCCGGCATCGTTGCGCCACCTGCGCCCGGACGGCGTGGTGTATCGCCCCTTTGCCCTGGACTGGCCGCGCGCGGTGCTGGGGCTGGCGGTGCGTGAAGACCGGCCAGGAGGACGCGTGGAGAACCTGCTGCGTCTGGCGCGCGAGGCGTAA
- a CDS encoding siderophore-interacting protein, giving the protein MNRSDLTVERVRHTLKMRVLTVVRVEPVAGLLARVTFTGDDLQDFVSASFDDHVKLFFPADPTQAPALPSVGPDGVKFPEGAPKPAARDYTPRRFDAARRELEIEFVLHGDGPACTWAAQAQPGQQLGIGGPRGSFVVPKGFDWHVLIGDETALPAIARRLEELPAGAEAIVLIEVPSPDNEMPLASAAKTSVRWLHRNGTAAGYSTLLLQAARELALPAGEGYVWVAAESAVAKAVREIMVSQHAIDKSRIRAASYWKRGAVAVHESHED; this is encoded by the coding sequence ATGAACCGTAGCGACCTGACCGTGGAGCGCGTGCGCCACACCTTGAAAATGCGCGTCCTGACCGTCGTGCGCGTCGAACCCGTGGCCGGTCTGTTGGCCCGCGTCACGTTCACCGGCGATGACCTGCAAGACTTTGTCTCGGCGTCATTCGACGACCACGTCAAACTGTTCTTTCCGGCCGATCCGACGCAAGCGCCTGCCTTGCCCAGCGTGGGGCCCGATGGCGTGAAGTTTCCCGAAGGCGCGCCCAAGCCCGCCGCGCGGGATTACACGCCCCGCCGTTTCGACGCCGCGCGCCGCGAGCTGGAGATTGAATTCGTGTTGCACGGCGATGGGCCGGCGTGCACCTGGGCGGCACAGGCGCAGCCCGGGCAGCAGCTGGGTATCGGCGGCCCGCGTGGGTCGTTCGTGGTGCCCAAGGGGTTCGACTGGCATGTGCTGATTGGCGACGAAACCGCGCTGCCCGCCATCGCCCGCCGCCTGGAAGAACTGCCGGCCGGGGCCGAAGCGATCGTGTTGATCGAAGTGCCGTCGCCCGATAACGAAATGCCGTTGGCCTCGGCCGCGAAAACGTCGGTGCGGTGGCTGCACCGCAACGGCACGGCGGCGGGATACAGCACGCTGCTATTGCAAGCGGCGCGCGAACTGGCGTTGCCGGCGGGCGAGGGCTATGTGTGGGTGGCCGCCGAGTCCGCCGTGGCCAAGGCCGTGCGCGAGATCATGGTGTCGCAACACGCCATCGACAAATCCCGCATCCGTGCCGCGAGTTATTGGAAGCGTGGCGCGGTCGCGGTGCACGAGTCGCACGAAGACTGA
- a CDS encoding MFS transporter codes for MTSNALPSPSATPPCPDTRALGPLGLGVLLSGGFITIFDLFVVNVAIPSMQTTLSASFAQINFIIAAYEMAFGVLLIAGSRLGDRHGRRRLFRLGMAGFALASGLCGLAPDANTLIGARVLQGAAAALLFPQVYALIRVSYDGHARRRAFGLMGMTLGLAAIAGQVLGGWIVHADFLGLAWRTVFLVNVPLGLAAWALVRHIPESREAQAASMDWPGAACLAAGLALLLLALIEGPARHWPAWTLACGAASVAVLLAFARMQRSVKARGGAPLLDMGLIAQPGFAAGCLLVMLVFSTASAMFLCYALLVQTGFGLDALTAGLIFAPASVGFVAGSMAAPRLVNRFGTPAIAVAALLYGGATAALMVKVGMAGATLSPWSLVPALVWLGAAQGAVNTPLVNVVLGLVQDRHAGMAAGVVSTLQQVGAALGVSAAGMLFGGALQAHAHADAPERYAHAFATAMQFNVAAIAVSVALLWWLGRHRDTASLG; via the coding sequence ATGACCTCGAACGCCCTGCCTTCCCCCAGCGCGACACCGCCCTGCCCCGACACCCGCGCGTTGGGTCCATTGGGACTGGGCGTGCTGCTGTCAGGCGGCTTTATCACCATCTTCGATCTGTTCGTGGTGAACGTCGCCATTCCCAGCATGCAGACCACGCTGTCCGCCTCGTTCGCGCAGATTAACTTCATCATCGCCGCCTACGAAATGGCGTTCGGCGTGCTGCTGATCGCGGGCAGCCGCCTGGGCGACCGCCATGGTCGCCGTCGCTTGTTCAGGCTTGGCATGGCGGGCTTTGCGCTGGCCTCGGGCCTATGCGGGCTGGCCCCCGATGCCAACACGCTTATCGGCGCGCGCGTGTTGCAAGGGGCCGCCGCCGCGCTGCTGTTTCCGCAGGTCTATGCGCTGATACGCGTCAGCTACGACGGGCATGCGCGCCGGCGCGCGTTCGGCCTGATGGGTATGACGCTGGGGCTGGCCGCGATTGCCGGCCAGGTGCTGGGCGGCTGGATCGTGCATGCCGATTTCCTGGGCCTTGCATGGCGCACCGTCTTCCTGGTCAACGTGCCGCTGGGCCTGGCGGCGTGGGCGCTGGTACGCCACATACCTGAATCCCGCGAGGCCCAGGCCGCGTCCATGGACTGGCCCGGGGCCGCGTGCCTGGCGGCAGGGCTGGCCTTGCTGCTGCTGGCCTTGATCGAGGGGCCCGCGCGGCATTGGCCTGCGTGGACCTTGGCATGCGGGGCCGCGTCCGTTGCGGTGCTGCTGGCGTTCGCGCGCATGCAGCGCAGCGTCAAGGCGCGCGGCGGCGCGCCGCTGCTGGACATGGGCTTGATCGCGCAGCCGGGCTTTGCGGCCGGATGCCTGCTGGTGATGCTGGTGTTCTCCACCGCCAGCGCCATGTTTCTTTGCTACGCGTTGTTGGTCCAAACCGGCTTCGGGCTGGACGCGTTGACGGCGGGCCTGATCTTCGCGCCCGCCAGCGTGGGCTTCGTTGCGGGGTCGATGGCCGCGCCGCGCCTGGTGAACCGCTTTGGCACGCCGGCCATTGCTGTTGCGGCCTTGCTGTACGGCGGGGCCACTGCGGCCTTGATGGTGAAGGTGGGCATGGCCGGCGCGACGCTGTCGCCGTGGTCGCTGGTGCCTGCGCTGGTGTGGCTGGGCGCCGCGCAGGGCGCAGTCAACACGCCGCTGGTCAACGTGGTGTTGGGCCTGGTTCAAGACCGTCATGCCGGCATGGCGGCGGGGGTCGTGTCCACCTTGCAACAAGTCGGCGCTGCGCTAGGCGTCTCGGCAGCGGGCATGCTGTTCGGCGGCGCCTTGCAGGCGCATGCCCACGCCGACGCGCCCGAACGCTACGCCCACGCATTCGCGACCGCCATGCAGTTCAACGTGGCGGCCATCGCCGTGTCCGTCGCATTGCTATGGTGGCTGGGGCGACACCGCGACACGGCCTCACTGGGCTGA
- a CDS encoding oxaloacetate decarboxylase has translation MTRSATPCLTPGALLRQQLAHDIVVAPGAYDGLSARLVAAAGFGAVYASGGAIARAAGYPDIGLLSFTEVMDRVEKIVDASGLPVVADADTGFGGSANVERTVRIMERAGVAAFHIEDQSFPKRCGHLDDKSLVDADEMCRKVHIARQTLSDADTLVIARTDAIAVEGFDAAIARAERYLKAGADMIFVEAPETLAQIRAIADRLPGLKLINMFYGGKTPLVPLPDLAAMGYRLAIIPSDLQRAAIHAMQATLAAIKQTGDSSALADRLTSFKEREAIVQTARYLALDAQ, from the coding sequence ATGACACGCTCCGCGACCCCCTGCCTGACACCCGGCGCCCTGCTGCGCCAGCAACTGGCCCACGACATCGTGGTCGCGCCCGGCGCCTACGACGGCCTCTCGGCGCGGCTGGTCGCTGCGGCGGGCTTTGGCGCCGTGTATGCCAGCGGGGGCGCCATCGCCCGCGCGGCGGGATATCCGGACATCGGCCTGCTGAGCTTTACAGAAGTGATGGACCGCGTGGAAAAGATCGTCGACGCCAGCGGGCTGCCGGTGGTGGCGGACGCGGACACCGGCTTTGGCGGGTCCGCGAATGTGGAGCGCACCGTGCGCATCATGGAGCGCGCGGGCGTGGCCGCGTTTCATATCGAAGACCAGTCGTTTCCCAAGCGTTGCGGGCACCTGGACGATAAAAGCCTGGTGGACGCCGACGAGATGTGCCGCAAGGTGCACATTGCCCGGCAGACCTTGAGCGACGCCGACACGCTGGTGATTGCGCGCACGGACGCCATCGCGGTGGAAGGGTTTGATGCCGCGATCGCGCGCGCGGAGCGCTACCTGAAAGCCGGGGCCGACATGATCTTCGTGGAAGCGCCCGAAACGCTGGCGCAGATCCGCGCCATTGCCGACCGCCTGCCCGGCCTGAAGCTCATCAACATGTTCTACGGTGGCAAGACGCCGCTGGTGCCGTTGCCCGATCTGGCGGCGATGGGTTATCGCCTGGCCATCATTCCGTCGGACTTGCAACGCGCGGCCATCCACGCCATGCAGGCCACGCTGGCGGCCATCAAGCAAACGGGCGACAGCAGCGCGCTGGCCGATCGCCTGACCAGCTTCAAGGAACGCGAGGCCATCGTGCAGACCGCGCGTTATCTGGCGTTGGACGCGCAGTAA